One genomic segment of Suncus etruscus isolate mSunEtr1 chromosome 15, mSunEtr1.pri.cur, whole genome shotgun sequence includes these proteins:
- the LINGO3 gene encoding leucine-rich repeat and immunoglobulin-like domain-containing nogo receptor-interacting protein 3 codes for MTGWLRMLGLPLLLLPAAASPAQGCPARCECSALARSVACPRRRLTAVPDGIPAETRLLELSRNRIRCLNPGDLASLPRLEELDLSENIIAHVEPGAFANLPGLRILRLRGNLLKLIPPGVFTRLDNLTLLDLSENKLVILLDYAFQDLRSLQRLEVGDNDLVFISRRAFAGLLALGELTLERCNLTVLSAESLGHLRGLGALRLRHLAIAALDDQNFRLLPGLRHLEIDHWPLLEEVAAGSLQGLNLTSLSVTHTNITAVPVAALRHQAHLTCLNLSHNPISVVARGAFRGLVRLRELHLAGALLAVVEPQAFLGLRQIRLLNLSDNLLSTLEESTFHSVNTLETLRMDGNPLACDCRLLWIVQRRKTLNFDGRLPACASPAEVRGEDALRRLPDSALFEYFVCRKPQIRERRLQRVTAMAGEPVRFQCRADGEPAPTVAWVTPQHLAVTVASAGRTRVLPGGTLEIRDARPQDSGTYTCVASNAGGNDTYFASLTVEPEPNSNRTLGNGEGHNETQLAARFPLDLTTILVSTAMGCITFLGVVLFCFLLLFVWSRGRGQHKNNFSVEYSFRKVDGPAAAAGQGGARKFNMKMI; via the coding sequence ATGACCGGCTGGCTGCGAATGCTGGGCCTCCCGCTCCTGCTCCTGCCCGCGGCCGCGTCCCCGGCCCAGGGTTGCCCAGCCCGCTGCGAGTGCAGCGCCCTGGCGCGCTCAGTGGCCTGTCCCCGGCGTCGTCTAACAGCCGTGCCGGACGGCATCCCAGCGGAGACGCGCTTGCTGGAGCTGAGCCGCAACCGCATCCGCTGCCTGAACCCAGGTGACCTGGCCTCCCTACCCCGCCTGGAGGAGCTGGACTTGAGCGAGAACATCATCGCACACGTGGAGCCGGGCGCCTTCGCCAACCTGCCGGGTCTGCGGATATTGCGTCTGCGGGGCAACCTGCTCAAGCTCATCCCTCCGGGCGTCTTCACACGCCTGGACAACCTGACGCTGCTGGACCTGAGCGAGAACAAGCTGGTGATCTTGCTGGACTACGCCTTCCAGGACCTGCGCAGCCTGCAGCGGCTGGAGGTGGGTGACAATGACTTGGTGTTTATCTCCCGCCGGGCCTTCGCGGGGCTGCTGGCGCTGGGCGAGCTCACCCTGGAGCGTTGCAACCTCACCGTGCTGTCGGCCGAGTCGCTGGGCCACCTGCGGGGTCTGGGCGCGCTGCGGCTGCGCCACCTGGCCATCGCCGCGCTGGACGACCAAAATTTCCGGCTCTTGCCGGGCCTGCGACACCTGGAGATCGACCACTGGCCGCTGCTAGAGGAGGTGGCGGCAGGCAGCTTGCAGGGCCTAAACCTGACCTCGCTGTCCGTCACGCACACCAACATCACGGCGGTGCCTGTGGCAGCGCTGCGCCATCAGGCGCACCTGACCTGCCTCAACCTCTCGCACAACCCCATCAGCGTGGTGGCCCGAGGTGCCTTCCGAGGCCTGGTGCGTCTGCGGGAGCTGCACCTGGCTGGGGCCTTGCTGGCCGTGGTGGAGCCGCAGGCCTTCCTGGGCCTGCGGCAGATCCGTTTGCTCAACCTCTCCGACAATCTGCTGTCCACGCTGGAGGAGAGCACGTTCCACTCGGTGAATACCCTGGAGACCCTGCGCATGGACGGCAACCCACTGGCGTGCGACTGTCGCCTGCTGTGGATCGTGCAGCGCCGCAAGACGCTCAACTTCGACGGGCGGCTGCCCGCGTGTGCCAGCCCGGCCGAGGTGCGTGGGGAGGACGCGCTGCGCCGGCTGCCCGACTCGGCGCTCTTCGAGTACTTCGTGTGCCGCAAGCCCCAGATTCGAGAGCGGCGGCTGCAGCGTGTCACGGCGATGGCCGGCGAGCCCGTGCGCTTCCAGTGTCGCGCCGACGGCGAGCCGGCGCCCACGGTGGCCTGGGTGACGCCGCAGCACCTGGCCGTGACCGTGGCCAGCGCGGGGCGCACGCGTGTCCTGCCCGGGGGCACGCTGGAGATCCGCGACGCGCGGCCCCAGGACAGCGGCACCTACACGTGCGTGGCCAGCAACGCGGGTGGCAACGACACCTACTTCGCCAGCCTCACCGTGGAGCCCGAACCCAATTCCAACCGGACTCTGGGCAACGGCGAGGGCCACAACGAGACGCAGCTGGCTGCCCGCTTCCCGCTGGACCTCACCACCATCCTGGTGTCCACGGCCATGGGTTGCATCACCTTCCTGGGCGTCGTGCTCTTCTGCTTCCTGCTGCTCTTCGTGTGGAGCCGCGGGCGCGGGCAGCACAAGAACAATTTCTCCGTGGAATATTCCTTCCGCAAGGTCGACGGCCCGGCGGCTGCTGCGGGCCAAGGCGGTGCGCGCAAGTTCAACATGAAAATGATTTGA